Proteins encoded within one genomic window of uncultured Sphingopyxis sp.:
- a CDS encoding NfeD family protein: MPDWLSNMEPHWAWLSLGVLLAAAEIVAPGFFLIWIGAAAIVTGIIAWIVPLSVPLQLGIFAVLSFVALYGGRRWLKANPITTADPHLNQRGGRLVGEVLTVTKAIEDGRGRAKVGDGEWPVRGPDVAEGAKVRVVSADGGVLVVELA, from the coding sequence ATGCCCGATTGGCTGTCCAATATGGAACCGCATTGGGCGTGGCTATCGCTCGGCGTGCTGCTCGCGGCGGCCGAGATCGTCGCCCCGGGCTTCTTCCTCATCTGGATCGGTGCGGCGGCAATCGTCACCGGCATCATCGCCTGGATCGTGCCGCTCAGCGTCCCGCTCCAGCTCGGCATCTTCGCTGTCCTGTCCTTCGTCGCGCTCTATGGCGGGCGGCGCTGGCTGAAGGCGAACCCGATCACCACGGCCGACCCGCACCTCAACCAGCGCGGCGGGCGGCTCGTCGGCGAGGTGCTGACGGTAACAAAGGCGATCGAGGACGGCCGCGGCCGCGCCAAGGTCGGCGACGGCGAATGGCCGGTGCGCGGGCCCGACGTGGCCGAGGGCGCGAAGGTCCGCGTCGTCAGCGCCGACGGCGGCGTGCTGGTGGTTGAATTGGCCTAG
- a CDS encoding ArsC family reductase, with translation MLLTVFGIPNCDTVKKARRWLDERGVAYRFHDVRKDGLDAARLQGWIDAVGWEKLLNKAGTTFRKLPEAQKEGLDAAAAKALMLEQPAMIRRPVVEAGGEISVGFSAADWQARFAA, from the coding sequence ATGTTGTTAACTGTATTTGGCATCCCTAACTGCGACACGGTGAAGAAGGCGCGGCGCTGGCTCGATGAGCGGGGTGTCGCCTATCGCTTTCACGATGTTCGCAAGGACGGGCTCGACGCGGCGCGGCTGCAGGGCTGGATCGACGCGGTGGGCTGGGAAAAGCTGCTCAACAAGGCGGGGACGACCTTTCGCAAGCTGCCCGAGGCGCAGAAGGAGGGGCTGGATGCCGCCGCGGCGAAGGCGTTGATGCTCGAGCAACCGGCGATGATCCGGCGCCCGGTTGTCGAAGCCGGCGGCGAGATCAGCGTCGGCTTTTCGGCCGCGGATTGGCAGGCGCGGTTTGCGGCATGA
- a CDS encoding class II 3-deoxy-7-phosphoheptulonate synthase: MTKNWQPHSWRSHEARQLPTYRDADALAAAERELANYPPLVFAGEARDLTAELGKVAEGKAFLLQGGDCAESFAEFHPNNIRDTFRVLLQMAVVLTFASKMPVVKLGRMAGQFAKPRSADMEDVDGVSLPSYRGDIINDIAFEEAGREPDPARMIKAYNQSAATLNLLRAFANGGYANLHQVNAWTHDFMDRSPWAKKYQETAARISEALAFMEACGVTPETVPQIKGTSFYTSHEALLLPYEQALTRQDSLTGGWYDTSGHFLWVGDRTRFEGSAHIEYLRGIGNPVGMKCGPSLEPDVLLRLLDTLNPNHVPGRMTLITRYGHDKIEAHLPRLVRAVKESGHPVVWSCDPMHGNVIKTSTGYKTRPFERILAEVRGFFAVHRAEGTHGGGIHIEMTGQNVTECTGGAMDVTQMDLADRYHTHCDPRLNAGQSLELAFLLAEMLNQEMADRAKQAA, from the coding sequence ATGACGAAAAACTGGCAACCGCATAGCTGGCGCTCGCACGAGGCCCGGCAGCTTCCCACTTATCGCGACGCCGACGCGCTCGCGGCGGCCGAGCGCGAGCTCGCGAACTACCCGCCGCTGGTTTTCGCGGGCGAAGCGCGCGACCTGACCGCCGAGCTCGGCAAGGTTGCCGAGGGCAAGGCGTTCCTGCTCCAGGGCGGCGACTGCGCCGAAAGCTTCGCCGAATTCCATCCGAACAATATCCGCGACACCTTCCGCGTGCTGCTCCAGATGGCGGTCGTCCTGACCTTTGCCTCGAAAATGCCCGTGGTGAAGCTCGGCCGGATGGCGGGGCAGTTCGCCAAGCCGCGCTCGGCCGACATGGAAGATGTCGATGGCGTGTCGCTGCCGAGCTATCGCGGCGACATCATCAACGACATCGCGTTCGAGGAAGCGGGCCGCGAGCCCGACCCCGCGCGAATGATCAAGGCGTACAACCAGTCGGCGGCGACGCTCAACCTGCTGCGCGCCTTCGCGAACGGCGGCTATGCCAATCTGCACCAGGTCAACGCCTGGACGCACGATTTCATGGACCGCAGCCCGTGGGCGAAGAAATATCAGGAAACCGCCGCGCGCATTTCCGAGGCGCTCGCCTTCATGGAAGCGTGCGGGGTGACGCCCGAAACGGTGCCGCAGATCAAGGGCACGAGCTTCTACACCAGCCACGAGGCGCTGCTGCTTCCCTATGAGCAGGCGCTGACCCGGCAGGACAGCCTGACCGGCGGCTGGTACGACACCTCGGGCCATTTCCTGTGGGTCGGCGACCGCACCCGCTTCGAGGGGTCGGCGCATATCGAATATCTGCGCGGCATCGGCAATCCGGTCGGTATGAAATGCGGGCCGAGCCTCGAGCCCGACGTGCTGCTGCGCCTGCTCGACACGCTGAACCCGAACCATGTGCCGGGGCGGATGACGCTGATCACCCGCTACGGCCACGACAAAATCGAGGCGCATCTGCCCAGGCTGGTGCGCGCGGTGAAGGAGTCGGGCCACCCCGTCGTCTGGTCGTGCGACCCGATGCACGGCAATGTCATCAAGACCTCGACCGGCTACAAGACGCGGCCTTTCGAACGCATCCTCGCGGAGGTGCGCGGCTTCTTCGCCGTCCACCGCGCCGAGGGCACGCACGGCGGCGGCATCCATATCGAGATGACCGGCCAGAACGTCACCGAATGCACCGGCGGCGCGATGGACGTGACCCAGATGGACCTCGCCGACCGCTATCATACGCATTGCGACCCGCGGTTGAATGCTGGGCAAAGCCTCGAGCTTGCCTTCCTGCTGGCCGAGATGCTCAATCAGGAAATGGCGGATCGCGCGAAACAGGCGGCGTAA
- a CDS encoding cyclic nucleotide-binding domain-containing protein: MLLLLATSFVVRIDYARIGLAAAALVALPLTLFRGSDLGYSLLVLAILAVNIGILARLWLRGTKVRFSAEEEALRREHFTGLGAVAARDLIDQGHWISAKRGEVLIRENQAAPSLFYLAEGQASVLRDGAEVGKLSGGALIGEATALDGAHATGTVVLGSNARLWFVPAAALRAYLAANPAIAGALHEGFARALRGKLASANTRIADPSPIS, from the coding sequence TTGTTGCTCCTTCTCGCGACGAGCTTCGTCGTGCGCATCGACTATGCGCGGATCGGCCTTGCCGCCGCGGCGCTCGTCGCGCTGCCGCTGACGCTGTTTCGCGGGTCGGACCTTGGATACAGCCTGCTCGTGCTCGCGATCCTCGCGGTCAATATCGGCATATTGGCGCGCCTGTGGCTGCGCGGAACGAAGGTGCGCTTTTCGGCCGAGGAAGAGGCGCTGCGCCGTGAGCATTTCACCGGACTGGGGGCGGTGGCGGCGCGCGATCTGATCGACCAGGGGCACTGGATTTCGGCGAAGCGCGGCGAAGTGCTGATCCGCGAGAATCAGGCGGCGCCGAGCCTATTCTATCTGGCCGAGGGGCAGGCGTCGGTGCTGCGCGACGGGGCCGAGGTCGGGAAATTGTCGGGCGGCGCGCTGATCGGCGAAGCGACCGCGCTCGACGGCGCCCATGCGACGGGAACGGTAGTGCTCGGCAGCAACGCCCGGCTATGGTTCGTGCCCGCGGCGGCGCTGCGCGCCTATCTCGCCGCCAATCCGGCGATCGCGGGCGCGCTCCACGAGGGTTTCGCCCGTGCGCTCCGCGGCAAGCTCGCCAGCGCGAACACGCGCATCGCGGACCCGTCGCCGATTTCTTGA
- a CDS encoding metal-dependent hydrolase has translation MSSLSRSPTPADLSITPRDMRFGRDDRQGRWWLNGDPIASAFHTALSVTFPRGEAMFIEAVKAHRDGVPEKLAREIRAFTQQEVIHSREHVVFNKKAAEAGYDLSELEDDVNQVLDLIKTRPQIVNLMATIALEHYTAMMAAVMLRDEKMYAGAEPEWAALWKWHAIEEIEHKGVAYDTWLHATRDWSRFRRWRAKSLMMLLVTTRFWPKRVKGMKALLKQDGLTGWRVTARIWWYLLGTPGVLRKSFLPWLSYFMPGFHPWNHDDRSLILKYESDYADAIMPGHASKPELAAAAA, from the coding sequence ATGTCCAGTCTTTCCCGGTCGCCGACCCCCGCCGATCTGTCGATCACCCCGCGCGACATGCGCTTCGGCCGCGACGACCGGCAGGGCCGCTGGTGGCTGAACGGCGATCCGATTGCCTCGGCCTTCCACACCGCGCTGTCGGTGACCTTTCCGCGCGGCGAGGCGATGTTCATCGAGGCGGTGAAGGCGCACCGCGACGGCGTCCCCGAGAAATTGGCGCGCGAAATCCGGGCCTTTACGCAGCAGGAAGTGATCCACAGCCGCGAGCATGTCGTCTTCAACAAGAAGGCGGCGGAGGCGGGTTACGACCTTTCCGAGCTCGAGGACGACGTCAACCAGGTGCTCGACCTGATCAAGACGCGCCCGCAGATCGTCAACCTGATGGCGACGATCGCGCTCGAACATTATACCGCGATGATGGCTGCGGTGATGCTGCGCGACGAGAAAATGTATGCGGGCGCCGAGCCCGAATGGGCCGCCTTATGGAAATGGCACGCGATCGAGGAAATCGAGCATAAGGGCGTCGCCTATGACACCTGGCTGCACGCGACGCGCGACTGGAGCCGGTTCAGGCGCTGGCGTGCCAAGTCGCTGATGATGCTGCTCGTCACCACGCGTTTCTGGCCGAAGCGCGTCAAGGGGATGAAGGCGCTGCTCAAACAGGACGGCCTCACCGGCTGGCGCGTCACGGCGCGCATCTGGTGGTATCTGCTCGGCACGCCCGGCGTGCTGCGCAAGAGCTTCCTGCCCTGGCTTTCCTATTTCATGCCGGGTTTCCACCCGTGGAACCACGACGACCGGTCGCTGATCCTGAAATATGAAAGCGACTATGCCGACGCGATCATGCCGGGACATGCGTCGAAACCTGAACTGGCCGCGGCGGCAGCCTGA
- a CDS encoding CoA ester lyase, with protein MTPSDYSAGYPPRSLLYVPGSNARALEKAGGLAADMLIIDLEDAVPGDRKPEARGAMRAAVTAGFPGKRVAVRVNATGSAEQADDIAALAGLDLGAVVLPKVDAPSDLDPLRGLALPILAMIETPAAIYAARDIAADPAVAGLIAGLNDLAHELKLPDGMDRGAMSHAIQAIVLAARAGGVWCFDGVYNAIDDAGGFAGEAAEGRRLGFDGKTLIHPSQVEPCNAAFAPSEREIVAAEALVAAATGGAQRHEGRMVEDMHVAAARALLERAGRA; from the coding sequence ATGACCCCAAGCGACTATTCGGCCGGCTATCCGCCGCGCTCCCTGCTCTATGTTCCCGGATCGAACGCGCGCGCGCTCGAAAAGGCGGGCGGGCTCGCCGCCGACATGCTGATCATCGACCTCGAGGATGCGGTGCCCGGGGACCGCAAGCCCGAGGCGCGCGGGGCGATGCGGGCGGCGGTGACCGCGGGCTTTCCGGGCAAGCGCGTCGCCGTGCGGGTCAATGCGACGGGCAGCGCCGAGCAGGCGGACGACATCGCCGCGCTCGCCGGGCTCGATCTCGGTGCCGTGGTGCTGCCGAAGGTCGATGCGCCGTCCGATCTCGACCCCTTACGCGGCCTCGCCCTGCCGATCCTCGCGATGATCGAGACGCCGGCGGCGATTTATGCGGCGCGCGACATTGCCGCCGATCCGGCGGTGGCGGGGCTGATCGCGGGGCTCAACGATCTGGCGCACGAGCTGAAACTGCCCGATGGCATGGACCGCGGCGCGATGAGCCATGCGATCCAGGCGATCGTGCTTGCGGCGCGCGCGGGCGGCGTGTGGTGCTTCGACGGGGTCTATAATGCGATCGACGATGCTGGGGGTTTTGCGGGAGAGGCGGCGGAAGGGCGGCGGCTCGGCTTCGACGGCAAGACGCTGATCCATCCCTCGCAGGTCGAGCCGTGCAACGCTGCCTTCGCGCCGTCGGAGCGCGAGATCGTCGCCGCTGAGGCCCTGGTCGCGGCGGCGACCGGCGGGGCGCAGCGGCACGAAGGGCGGATGGTCGAGGATATGCACGTCGCCGCGGCAAGGGCGCTGCTCGAGCGGGCGGGGCGGGCTTGA
- a CDS encoding glycerophosphodiester phosphodiesterase, with amino-acid sequence MIRSVVAAAVLMLFAGCTADAVTAQSTLDGQPPIVIAHRGASGERPEHTLASYRLAIEQGADFIEPDLVLTKDGILVARHENEISETTDVADHPEFADRKTEKRIDGQTVAGWFTEDFTLAELKTLRARERLPRLRGTDYDGRFEIPTFEEILTLLAEVNRGPGKPIGVYPETKHPSYFASIGLPHEAPLLAMLDRFGYRGRTAPVFIQSFEVGNLIDLRAKSDLPLIQLMDAGGGPADRPGTSYAAMASPSGLKMIAGYADGIGPNKAMVIPRATLGRLGKPTALVRDAHAAGLKVHVWTFRRENYFLPLGDKASINPAGHGDLAGEIDAYLAAGIDGLFSDNPREAVPTVKKGVSR; translated from the coding sequence ATGATCCGATCGGTCGTGGCCGCGGCGGTGCTGATGCTGTTCGCGGGCTGCACGGCTGACGCGGTGACCGCGCAGTCCACCCTCGACGGCCAGCCGCCGATCGTGATCGCGCATCGCGGCGCGTCGGGCGAGCGGCCCGAACATACGCTGGCGAGCTACCGGCTCGCGATCGAACAGGGCGCCGATTTCATCGAGCCCGACCTCGTGCTGACCAAGGACGGCATCCTCGTCGCGCGGCACGAGAATGAGATTTCGGAGACCACCGACGTCGCCGACCATCCCGAGTTCGCGGATCGCAAGACGGAAAAGCGGATCGACGGGCAGACGGTCGCGGGCTGGTTCACCGAGGATTTCACGCTCGCCGAATTGAAGACGCTGCGCGCGCGCGAACGGCTGCCGAGGCTGCGCGGCACCGATTATGACGGCCGGTTCGAAATCCCGACCTTCGAGGAGATTTTGACGCTGCTCGCCGAGGTGAACCGGGGGCCGGGAAAGCCGATCGGGGTTTACCCGGAAACCAAGCATCCGAGTTATTTCGCCTCGATCGGCCTGCCGCACGAAGCGCCTTTGCTCGCGATGCTGGACCGCTTCGGCTATCGCGGCCGCACCGCGCCGGTGTTCATCCAGAGCTTCGAGGTCGGCAATCTGATTGATCTGCGTGCTAAGAGCGACCTGCCGCTGATCCAGCTGATGGACGCGGGCGGCGGGCCCGCCGACCGGCCGGGCACCAGCTATGCCGCCATGGCGTCGCCGTCGGGGCTCAAGATGATCGCCGGCTATGCCGACGGCATCGGGCCGAACAAGGCGATGGTGATCCCGCGTGCCACGCTCGGCCGGCTCGGCAAGCCGACCGCACTGGTGCGCGACGCCCACGCCGCGGGGCTCAAAGTGCATGTCTGGACGTTCCGCCGCGAGAATTACTTTCTGCCGCTCGGCGACAAGGCTAGTATCAATCCCGCGGGGCATGGCGATCTGGCGGGCGAGATCGACGCCTATCTCGCCGCCGGCATCGACGGCTTGTTCAGCGACAACCCGCGCGAGGCGGTGCCCACGGTTAAAAAAGGAGTTTCGCGATGA
- a CDS encoding MipA/OmpV family protein yields MTARNRLPALLLITLAAPAQAQDGEKRTRIILGPQLSPSWPGADKFSVGPYIDVSRTRDSAFEYEAPDESFGSPLVHAGDFAFGPAFGFIGKRKASDIGADLPKVGFTVEAGGFAQVSLTPSLRIRAEGRKGLSGHKGWTGEISADYIARQGDDRLFSVGPRVTLGDARYTRAYFGVTPAAAVASGLPAYDPGGGVQSVGVTAGYHRMLGRNWGIAVYGRYDRLVGDAAGSPITRQLGSRSQPSGGIALSYTFGGR; encoded by the coding sequence ATGACCGCACGCAACCGGCTTCCCGCCCTCCTCCTCATCACGCTCGCCGCCCCGGCGCAGGCGCAGGATGGCGAGAAGCGCACCCGCATCATCCTCGGCCCCCAGCTATCGCCGTCGTGGCCGGGCGCGGACAAGTTCAGCGTCGGCCCCTATATCGACGTCTCGCGCACCCGCGACAGCGCGTTCGAATATGAGGCGCCCGACGAAAGCTTCGGCTCGCCGCTCGTCCATGCGGGCGATTTCGCCTTCGGCCCGGCCTTCGGCTTCATCGGCAAGCGCAAGGCGTCCGACATCGGCGCCGACCTGCCCAAGGTCGGCTTCACGGTCGAGGCCGGCGGCTTCGCGCAGGTCTCGCTGACTCCGTCGCTCCGCATCCGCGCCGAAGGGCGCAAGGGGCTCAGCGGCCACAAGGGCTGGACCGGCGAAATCAGCGCCGACTATATCGCGCGGCAGGGTGACGACAGGCTCTTCTCGGTCGGCCCGCGCGTGACGCTCGGCGACGCCAGATATACCCGCGCCTATTTCGGCGTGACGCCCGCAGCCGCGGTCGCGTCGGGCCTGCCCGCTTACGATCCGGGCGGCGGCGTCCAGTCGGTCGGCGTCACCGCGGGCTATCACCGCATGCTCGGCAGAAATTGGGGCATCGCCGTCTACGGCCGCTATGACCGGCTCGTCGGCGACGCCGCCGGCTCGCCCATCACGCGCCAGCTCGGATCGCGCAGCCAGCCCTCGGGGGGCATCGCGCTCAGCTATACCTTCGGCGGCCGCTGA
- a CDS encoding SPFH domain-containing protein: MEFALALVVLALVFLIWALTPVRQGFAYTIERFGRYTHTAQPGLNFIMPIFDRVGRKVNMMEQVLDIPGQEIITKDNAMVAVDGVVFFQVLDAAKAAYEVSDLYLSIMNLTTTNLRTVMGSMDLDETLSKRDEINTRLLHVVDDATTPWGVKITRVEIKDIRPPADISNAMARQMKAEREKRANILEAEGSRASEILRAEGQKQSQILEAEGRREAAFRDAEAREREAEAEAKATRMVSDAIAGGNAQAINYFIAQKYVEAVSQFATSPNSKTILFPVEATQLIGTLGGIGELAKDALDRKTGA, translated from the coding sequence ATGGAATTCGCACTCGCACTGGTGGTTCTGGCTCTGGTGTTCCTGATCTGGGCGCTGACGCCGGTGCGGCAGGGCTTCGCCTATACGATCGAACGCTTCGGCCGCTACACGCACACCGCGCAGCCCGGCCTCAACTTCATCATGCCGATCTTCGACCGTGTGGGCCGAAAAGTGAACATGATGGAGCAGGTGCTCGACATTCCGGGGCAGGAGATCATCACCAAGGACAATGCGATGGTCGCGGTCGACGGCGTCGTCTTTTTCCAGGTGCTCGACGCCGCGAAGGCGGCCTATGAGGTCAGCGACCTTTACCTGTCGATCATGAACCTGACGACGACCAACCTTCGCACCGTGATGGGCTCGATGGACCTCGACGAAACTTTGTCGAAGCGCGACGAGATCAACACGCGACTGCTCCACGTCGTCGACGACGCGACCACCCCGTGGGGGGTCAAGATCACCCGCGTCGAGATCAAGGACATCCGTCCGCCCGCCGACATTTCGAACGCGATGGCGCGCCAGATGAAGGCCGAGCGCGAAAAGCGCGCGAACATCCTCGAAGCCGAAGGCAGCCGCGCGTCCGAAATCCTGCGCGCCGAGGGCCAGAAGCAGAGCCAGATCCTCGAGGCCGAGGGCCGCCGCGAAGCCGCCTTCCGCGACGCCGAGGCGCGCGAACGCGAGGCCGAGGCCGAAGCCAAGGCGACGCGGATGGTGTCGGACGCGATCGCGGGCGGCAACGCGCAGGCGATCAACTATTTCATCGCGCAGAAATATGTCGAGGCGGTGAGCCAGTTCGCGACGAGCCCGAACAGCAAGACCATACTCTTCCCGGTCGAGGCGACGCAGCTGATCGGGACGCTAGGCGGCATCGGCGAACTCGCCAAGGATGCACTCGACCGCAAGACGGGAGCCTGA
- the obgE gene encoding GTPase ObgE: MHFLDQAKIFIKSGDGGPGAVSFRREKYIEYGGPDGGNGGKGGDIVFEAVAGLNTLIDFRYTQHFKAKRGTPGAGRDRTGAGGPDLVIQVPIGTQILADDEERSLLADLTKEGERIHFLRGGDGGRGNASYKTSTNRAPRQHGPGWPGEEMWVWLRLKLLADAGLVGLPNAGKSTFINAVTNAQAKVGAYAFTTLRPQLGVVSHKGHEFVIADIPGLIAGAAEGAGVGDRFLGHIERCRVLLHLVDANDADVATSYRIVRDELEAYGADLIDKPVIVALNKTDTLDDELIAALSAELEAESGHPVMALSGASGAGVPAVLDKLLAAIGHPEPGEDESEEAGDWSPL, translated from the coding sequence ATGCACTTCCTCGACCAAGCCAAGATTTTCATCAAGTCCGGCGACGGCGGCCCCGGCGCCGTGTCGTTCCGGCGTGAGAAATATATCGAATATGGCGGCCCCGACGGCGGCAACGGCGGCAAGGGCGGCGACATCGTCTTCGAGGCGGTCGCGGGCCTCAACACGCTGATCGATTTTCGCTACACCCAGCATTTCAAGGCGAAGCGCGGCACCCCGGGCGCGGGCCGCGACCGCACCGGCGCGGGCGGCCCCGACCTCGTCATCCAGGTCCCGATCGGCACGCAGATCCTTGCCGACGACGAGGAACGCAGCCTGCTCGCCGACCTGACCAAGGAAGGCGAGCGCATCCATTTCCTGCGCGGCGGCGACGGCGGCCGCGGCAATGCGAGCTACAAGACCAGCACCAACCGCGCGCCGCGCCAGCACGGTCCGGGCTGGCCGGGCGAGGAAATGTGGGTGTGGCTGCGGCTGAAACTACTCGCGGACGCGGGCCTCGTCGGCTTGCCCAACGCCGGCAAGTCGACCTTCATCAACGCGGTGACCAATGCGCAGGCCAAGGTCGGCGCCTATGCCTTCACGACGCTCCGCCCGCAGCTCGGCGTCGTCAGCCACAAGGGGCATGAGTTCGTCATCGCCGATATTCCGGGGTTGATCGCGGGCGCCGCAGAGGGAGCCGGCGTCGGCGACCGCTTCCTCGGCCATATCGAACGCTGCCGCGTGCTGCTCCACCTCGTCGATGCGAACGACGCGGATGTCGCGACGAGCTATCGCATCGTCCGCGACGAACTCGAAGCCTATGGCGCCGACCTGATCGACAAGCCGGTGATCGTCGCGCTCAACAAGACCGACACGCTCGACGATGAACTGATCGCCGCGCTCTCGGCCGAGCTCGAGGCCGAAAGCGGCCATCCGGTGATGGCGCTGTCGGGCGCGAGCGGCGCGGGGGTGCCCGCGGTGCTCGACAAGCTGCTCGCAGCGATCGGCCATCCCGAACCCGGCGAGGACGAAAGCGAAGAAGCTGGCGACTGGTCGCCGCTTTGA
- a CDS encoding GNAT family N-acetyltransferase has product MFTAPPVIETDRLRLRPGRLADKDIHIAMWADARVTRFIGGEPRAPDVSWGKFLSSAGLWPVMGFGYWVFADRANDALIGMGGLSYFCRGIPELEGRPEAGWAFDADHWGAGYATEAMTAALGWADANLDAKDVRCIIDLGNEASERVAAKLGFRRIGDSDALGHVVAIHSRPRGG; this is encoded by the coding sequence ATGTTCACTGCACCTCCGGTCATCGAGACCGACCGCCTCCGCCTGCGCCCCGGGCGCCTTGCCGACAAGGACATACATATCGCGATGTGGGCTGACGCGCGCGTCACGCGCTTCATCGGCGGCGAACCGCGCGCGCCCGACGTCAGTTGGGGCAAGTTCCTGAGCTCGGCCGGGCTGTGGCCGGTGATGGGTTTCGGTTACTGGGTGTTCGCCGACCGCGCGAACGACGCGCTGATCGGCATGGGAGGCCTCAGCTATTTCTGCCGCGGAATCCCCGAACTCGAAGGGCGGCCCGAGGCGGGCTGGGCGTTCGACGCCGACCATTGGGGGGCGGGCTATGCGACCGAGGCGATGACCGCGGCGCTCGGCTGGGCCGACGCGAACCTCGATGCCAAGGACGTGCGCTGCATTATCGACCTAGGCAACGAGGCGTCGGAGCGCGTGGCGGCGAAGCTCGGCTTTCGGCGCATCGGCGACAGCGACGCGCTGGGGCATGTGGTGGCGATCCATTCGCGGCCGCGGGGCGGGTAG
- a CDS encoding M28 family peptidase, with product MKNSSFRAAIAAVALLSFTPAVSAAPAKGDAPVTEAELAAHIKILADDAFEGRAPGTEGEDRTIAYVVGEWAKAGLEPVPGSATPWVQPVPFVETQALGGTAKFKVNGREIVPGDDGIILTGRDASVALADVPALFVGYGVDGAGQVNADVKGKLAIMLFDNAPFGDKLPRYRERRQMLADAGASAVLVVSNGAVPWPALRESVGGKYVRLASAKPGAPVSGFFSPEGADALLKAAGQDGAALREAAKSPDYKGAALPVTADFTAESAVRPFASHNIIAKLPGAKPDGKAVLFLGHWDHLGICAPEGEADRICNGAVDNASGIAVLIEIAKRLGQGVRPDRDIYFMATTAEEKGLLGAHWFADHPVVPLSDITVALNVDTIAISPRGTPVATIGRGKPAYDAMVREEATRLGRTLDEDGEADAFIQRQDGWALGAKGVTSLMVGGSFSDMKLLEAFLGSDYHRPADAFSDKIPLGGAAEDADLHVALGRAFADTKRWPGTAE from the coding sequence ATGAAAAATAGCTCTTTCCGCGCCGCGATCGCGGCGGTCGCCCTGCTGTCCTTCACCCCCGCCGTTTCGGCCGCGCCCGCCAAGGGCGATGCTCCGGTCACCGAGGCCGAGCTGGCCGCTCATATCAAGATATTGGCGGACGATGCGTTCGAGGGACGCGCGCCGGGGACCGAGGGCGAGGACCGCACGATCGCCTATGTCGTCGGCGAATGGGCGAAGGCCGGGCTCGAACCCGTGCCGGGCAGCGCGACGCCGTGGGTCCAGCCGGTGCCTTTCGTCGAGACGCAGGCGCTCGGCGGCACCGCGAAGTTCAAGGTGAACGGCCGCGAGATCGTGCCGGGCGATGACGGCATTATCCTGACCGGCCGCGACGCGTCGGTCGCGCTGGCGGACGTGCCCGCGCTTTTCGTCGGCTATGGCGTCGACGGCGCGGGGCAGGTCAATGCCGACGTCAAGGGCAAGCTCGCGATCATGCTGTTCGACAATGCGCCTTTCGGCGACAAGCTGCCCCGCTATCGCGAGCGGCGGCAGATGCTCGCCGATGCGGGCGCGTCGGCGGTGCTGGTGGTTTCCAACGGCGCGGTGCCGTGGCCGGCGCTGCGCGAAAGCGTCGGCGGCAAATATGTGCGCCTGGCGAGCGCGAAGCCGGGCGCGCCGGTGAGCGGCTTCTTCTCGCCCGAAGGCGCCGACGCGCTGCTCAAGGCGGCGGGACAGGATGGCGCCGCGCTGCGCGAGGCCGCCAAGTCGCCCGATTACAAGGGCGCCGCGCTGCCGGTGACCGCGGACTTCACCGCAGAGTCGGCGGTCCGCCCCTTTGCCAGCCACAATATCATCGCCAAGCTGCCCGGCGCGAAACCCGACGGCAAGGCGGTGCTGTTTCTCGGCCATTGGGACCATCTCGGCATCTGCGCGCCCGAGGGCGAGGCCGACCGAATCTGCAACGGCGCGGTCGACAATGCGAGCGGCATCGCGGTGCTGATCGAGATCGCGAAGCGGCTGGGCCAGGGCGTGCGGCCCGACCGCGACATTTATTTCATGGCGACAACGGCGGAGGAAAAGGGCCTGCTCGGCGCGCACTGGTTCGCCGATCATCCGGTGGTGCCGCTGTCCGACATTACCGTCGCGCTCAACGTCGATACGATCGCGATCTCGCCGCGCGGCACGCCGGTGGCGACGATCGGGCGCGGCAAGCCCGCCTATGACGCGATGGTGCGCGAGGAGGCGACGAGGCTCGGCCGCACGCTCGACGAGGATGGCGAGGCCGACGCCTTCATCCAGCGGCAGGACGGCTGGGCGCTCGGCGCGAAGGGCGTGACGTCGCTGATGGTCGGCGGCAGCTTTTCGGACATGAAGCTGCTCGAAGCCTTTTTGGGCAGCGATTATCACCGTCCGGCGGACGCGTTTTCCGACAAGATCCCGCTCGGCGGCGCGGCCGAAGATGCCGATTTGCATGTCGCGCTGGGGCGGGCGTTTGCCGATACGAAGCGGTGGCCGGGGACGGCGGAGTAA